One genomic segment of Bradyrhizobium diazoefficiens includes these proteins:
- a CDS encoding DUF992 domain-containing protein — MIRTTLNKTRLTKLATACAALALVLAVVPATAQEAGRSRVGTLTCSISPGVGMIVAGQRQLSCIYASARGKAREAYEGTVSTLGLDIGATSGGQLVWAVFAPTTLRHAALAGTYAGATAGGTVGAGVGANLLMGGSDRTIALQPVSVQAQTGVNVAAGISRMELRPVAAPVRRRVQ, encoded by the coding sequence ATGATCAGGACAACGCTGAACAAAACAAGGCTGACCAAATTGGCGACAGCGTGCGCGGCCCTGGCCCTCGTGCTTGCCGTGGTTCCAGCAACGGCACAGGAGGCTGGGCGATCCAGGGTCGGCACACTCACGTGCAGCATATCGCCCGGAGTCGGCATGATTGTTGCGGGACAACGGCAGTTGAGCTGCATCTACGCATCGGCGCGAGGCAAGGCGCGCGAGGCTTACGAAGGCACCGTCAGCACGCTTGGTCTCGACATAGGAGCCACGTCCGGCGGTCAGCTCGTTTGGGCGGTGTTTGCGCCGACCACGCTTCGCCACGCGGCTTTGGCCGGAACCTATGCGGGCGCGACCGCCGGCGGCACGGTTGGCGCCGGAGTTGGCGCCAACCTCCTGATGGGCGGCTCGGATCGCACCATCGCCTTGCAGCCGGTATCCGTCCAGGCGCAGACAGGTGTCAACGTCGCAGCAGGCATTTCCAGAATGGAATTGCGGCCGGTCGCGGCGCCTGTGCGCCGCAGGGTACAGTGA
- a CDS encoding alpha/beta fold hydrolase, with amino-acid sequence MTTVETVLLAAALLLVLLVVGNVGFSKLAEWRNPPIGKFLDCDGVVLHYIDRGDPAAPCVVLLHGNGSMIQDFTISGLVDLLARSNRVVCFDRPGFGHSRRPRLRIWTAAAQAALLVKALNQIGIHDPVVLGHSWGALVAIALGVQKDYPIRGLVLASGYYFPTGRLDVWLMSGPAIPILGDLVSYTVAPIISWAVLPGALRKIFAPRSVPQTFKNEFPASLVLRPRQLRAAAEESALLIPTAAQFQAHYSIMSHQVQIFHGTEDEVIQFEQARDLHQALPRSDLHLVPDAGHMVTYADPAAIVAAVNSITNS; translated from the coding sequence ATGACCACAGTTGAAACCGTATTGCTCGCCGCCGCCTTGTTACTAGTACTTCTCGTCGTCGGTAACGTCGGCTTCTCCAAACTGGCCGAGTGGAGGAATCCACCGATCGGCAAGTTCCTCGACTGCGACGGCGTAGTACTCCACTATATCGATCGGGGTGACCCGGCCGCGCCCTGCGTCGTGCTGCTCCATGGCAACGGGTCCATGATCCAGGACTTCACAATCAGCGGCCTGGTCGATCTTCTTGCCCGCAGCAATCGCGTGGTGTGCTTCGATCGCCCAGGCTTTGGCCATAGTCGGCGGCCGCGGCTCCGAATATGGACCGCAGCGGCTCAAGCAGCTCTGTTGGTGAAGGCGCTCAATCAAATCGGGATCCATGATCCTGTAGTGCTGGGCCATTCCTGGGGCGCCTTGGTCGCTATCGCTCTCGGCGTACAGAAGGACTATCCGATCCGCGGTCTTGTGCTTGCGTCCGGGTACTACTTCCCGACCGGCCGATTGGACGTGTGGCTGATGTCAGGTCCAGCCATACCGATTCTGGGCGACTTGGTCAGTTACACTGTCGCGCCCATCATTTCGTGGGCAGTCTTGCCGGGAGCCCTCCGTAAGATCTTCGCGCCCCGGTCTGTCCCGCAGACGTTCAAGAATGAATTTCCAGCGTCTCTCGTTCTCAGACCCAGACAGCTGAGGGCGGCTGCGGAGGAAAGTGCACTCCTCATTCCGACTGCAGCACAATTCCAAGCCCATTATTCGATCATGAGCCACCAAGTGCAGATATTCCACGGCACAGAGGACGAGGTGATCCAATTCGAACAAGCGCGAGATCTACATCAGGCGCTGCCTCGGTCCGATCTTCATCTCGTTCCAGATGCCGGGCATATGGTCACTTACGCAGACCCCGCCGCCATCGTGGCGGCCGTCAATTCAATCACAAATTCTTAA
- a CDS encoding cupin translates to MPVKDQIKNFAKKLVENHPDAATLRELVRARKPAAIRFSDDGIVPNNAHFPVLLYRGAVNLKARRFAPEVIIDTLFDTHGWARSWRDTVYDFVHYHSQIHEVMGVARGTARIECGGIKGRILSVKAGDVLVLPAGTGHRLIESSRDFLVVGAYPQDGTYDECTDTRERPDAIKRIAKVRKPKTDPVLGPGGPLLLSWRRQPSRA, encoded by the coding sequence ATGCCGGTCAAGGACCAGATCAAGAATTTCGCCAAGAAGCTCGTGGAGAACCATCCGGACGCGGCAACGCTGCGGGAGCTGGTGCGGGCGCGCAAGCCGGCCGCGATCCGTTTCAGCGACGACGGCATCGTGCCGAACAACGCGCATTTTCCCGTGCTGCTCTATCGCGGTGCGGTGAACCTGAAGGCTCGGCGTTTTGCCCCTGAGGTCATTATCGACACCCTGTTCGATACCCACGGCTGGGCGCGGTCATGGCGCGACACCGTCTACGACTTTGTCCACTATCATTCGCAAATCCATGAAGTGATGGGCGTCGCACGCGGCACGGCCAGGATCGAATGCGGCGGGATCAAAGGGCGGATTCTGAGCGTGAAGGCCGGGGACGTTCTGGTCCTTCCCGCAGGCACCGGCCACCGGCTGATCGAGTCCAGCCGGGACTTTCTGGTCGTCGGAGCATATCCCCAGGACGGGACATACGACGAGTGTACCGACACGCGAGAGCGTCCTGACGCCATCAAGCGTATCGCCAAAGTCCGCAAGCCGAAGACAGATCCGGTGCTTGGACCCGGCGGTCCGCTGCTCCTGTCATGGCGACGACAGCCATCGCGAGCCTGA
- a CDS encoding Crp/Fnr family transcriptional regulator — protein sequence MPHPKLIARLQAIEDISESERRQIAGLPSTLRQVADGEIVLRQGEAATRCVFVVNGFLYQARIVGDRSQILAFHVPGDMPCLHTLLVPSMDADLVSLGPSIVGYVAHAQLKQLLDGSVHLTRAVWRETLIDAAISRQWIARLGAQAALPKVAHLICELAARLEIVGLVSHGCFQMPMMQRHVADACGLSNVHVNRTIQELRHRGLIAWEGSEIELRRPDELRQLADFTPDYLT from the coding sequence ATGCCACATCCGAAGCTCATCGCGCGCCTCCAGGCGATCGAAGATATCTCCGAAAGCGAACGACGCCAAATCGCGGGGCTGCCGTCCACGCTGCGCCAGGTCGCGGACGGTGAAATCGTGCTACGCCAGGGCGAGGCCGCGACACGCTGCGTGTTCGTCGTCAACGGCTTCCTCTATCAGGCCCGCATCGTCGGCGACCGCAGCCAGATCCTGGCGTTCCACGTTCCCGGCGACATGCCGTGCCTGCACACGCTGTTGGTCCCGTCGATGGACGCCGACCTCGTCAGCCTCGGCCCGTCGATCGTCGGCTACGTCGCACACGCCCAGCTCAAGCAGCTGCTCGACGGCTCCGTGCATCTGACCCGGGCAGTCTGGCGCGAGACGTTGATCGATGCGGCAATCTCGCGGCAATGGATCGCCCGCCTCGGCGCCCAGGCGGCCCTGCCCAAGGTCGCGCATCTGATCTGCGAGCTTGCCGCAAGGCTGGAGATCGTCGGCCTCGTCAGCCACGGCTGCTTCCAGATGCCGATGATGCAGCGGCACGTCGCCGATGCATGCGGACTATCGAACGTCCACGTCAACCGCACCATCCAGGAGCTGCGGCATCGCGGCCTGATCGCTTGGGAGGGCAGCGAGATCGAATTGCGCCGGCCCGACGAGCTGCGCCAGCTCGCCGATTTCACGCCGGACTATCTGACCTGA
- a CDS encoding phasin family protein: MANPRQEEKPTQSPEETIRRAAERTAEQTRRIGLATAEAGEEVAQASSHLLRQNTEMLQNTWRFGIDMATAMVGRSTDQLGRTFGLTGNEAQQATERSVRNAEAIMYSATAVAKGMNGVSREYFDFVRQQIERTMDRVNELWGCRTPHDLAAVQTDLMRDTISSALDTSRRMADMSLKVADDAGNHITQSIERMRHAA, translated from the coding sequence ATGGCCAATCCACGCCAGGAGGAAAAGCCTACCCAAAGTCCTGAGGAAACAATCCGCCGCGCCGCCGAGAGGACCGCCGAGCAGACCAGACGGATCGGCTTAGCTACCGCCGAGGCCGGCGAGGAGGTAGCCCAAGCCAGCAGCCATCTGCTGCGACAAAATACCGAGATGCTGCAAAACACTTGGCGCTTCGGCATCGACATGGCCACCGCAATGGTGGGACGCTCGACTGATCAGCTTGGTCGCACGTTCGGTTTGACGGGCAATGAAGCGCAGCAGGCAACGGAGCGCTCGGTCCGCAACGCCGAAGCAATCATGTACTCTGCAACAGCGGTCGCCAAAGGAATGAACGGCGTATCACGCGAGTACTTCGATTTCGTTCGTCAGCAGATCGAGAGGACCATGGACCGCGTGAATGAACTCTGGGGCTGCCGAACTCCTCACGATTTGGCAGCCGTGCAGACCGATCTGATGCGCGACACGATCAGTAGCGCCTTGGATACCAGCCGCCGGATGGCGGACATGTCTCTGAAGGTAGCTGACGACGCCGGAAACCACATCACCCAAAGTATCGAACGCATGAGGCACGCAGCCTAG
- the gmk gene encoding guanylate kinase, translated as MKTGGHGTDGVERRGLMFVLSSPSGAGKTTLSRMLLEREPGLKMSVSATTRQMRPGEVEGRDYFFVSKPRFETMVEQGELLEWATVFDNLYGTPRAPVEAALSAGQDVLFDIDWQGTQQLHQKASADVVRVFILPPSAADLEKRLHSRAQDSDEVIRKRMSRASHEMSHWAEYDYIVINHDVDEAFAEVQSILKAERLKRERRIGLVGFVRTLQGQLQG; from the coding sequence ATGAAGACTGGCGGTCATGGGACTGACGGGGTCGAACGGCGCGGATTGATGTTCGTGCTGTCCTCGCCGTCGGGCGCCGGCAAGACGACGCTGTCGCGGATGTTGCTCGAGCGGGAGCCCGGCCTGAAGATGTCAGTATCGGCGACCACACGTCAGATGCGGCCGGGAGAAGTGGAGGGGCGCGACTATTTCTTCGTCAGCAAGCCCAGATTTGAGACGATGGTGGAACAGGGCGAACTGCTTGAATGGGCCACCGTGTTTGACAATCTTTACGGGACGCCGCGTGCGCCGGTGGAGGCGGCCTTGTCGGCCGGGCAGGACGTTCTTTTCGACATCGACTGGCAGGGCACGCAGCAACTGCACCAGAAAGCGAGCGCCGACGTGGTGCGCGTCTTCATCCTGCCGCCCTCGGCCGCCGATCTCGAGAAGCGGCTGCACTCGCGCGCGCAGGATTCCGACGAGGTGATCCGCAAGCGCATGAGCCGCGCCAGCCACGAGATGAGCCACTGGGCCGAGTACGACTACATCGTCATCAACCACGATGTCGACGAGGCCTTCGCCGAGGTGCAGTCGATCCTGAAGGCCGAGCGTCTCAAGCGCGAGCGGCGGATTGGCCTCGTGGGATTTGTGCGAACTCTGCAAGGTCAGCTTCAAGGCTAG